The Candidatus Binatia bacterium genome contains the following window.
TCGCGCTCCGGCACGGTCGAGGCCGCCATCAGGTTTACCGTCGTTTCGTAGCCCTTGGCGTGAGCGTCGGCGATCATGTCGAGCGCCACCGGGATCTGATGGATGTACGTGGCCACCCGCACCATATCGACGACGCTGTCCTTCCTGGGGAGGATGTCCTCGCCGTAGTCGCAGCGCTCGGCGTCGGCCATCACGCACAACTTGAGGTCGGTCTGGTTGTCGCCGACGATGCGGCGCACGTCCTCCTCGTCACAGAACTTCCACGGCCCGAAGTTCTCTCGCCTGGCGATACGCCTGGAGGTCTTGTAGCCGATCTCCATGTAGTCGATGCCGCCCTCGACGCAGGCACGGTAGACGGCGCGCACGACGTCATCGCTGAAGCGGTGATCGTTCATCAGGCCGCCGTCGCGGATGGTAACGTCGACGATTTTGATCTCGGGGCGATACGAGACCCACTTGTGCGCGAAGGTCTTGGCGTTCTCTACCTTGGTCATGGTCGCTGCCTCGCTGGAGCTGGGGTTGGACGATGTGACAACCAGCACCGATAGCCGGTACAAACCCCGGTCGCAACCGGCAGTCGGCTTGAGTGTGGCGGCGATGTCAGCAGGCGAACGCCGGGGATCTGCGCTTACGCGGGGCGAGCGGCGGCACAGGCCGTAACCAGGCGGCGCACCTCGGCAGCGATACGATCGTAGGCCCGGTCAGCGAGCCAGTCCCGGCGGAAGACGCTGGCGCCGAAGGCCACGGCCGCGGCGCCGCAGGCGAAATACGTCGTCAGATTTTCGGCATTGACCCCGCCGACGGCCATAAGCTCGATGCGGTCGAAGGGTCCCTTGATCTCGCGCAGGTAAGTCGGCCCGAACACGCCGGCGGGAAAGACCTTCACCATCGTCGCCCCCGCGGCCCACGCGGCGTAGATCTCCTGCGGCGTCAGGGCACCGGGGAAGACCGGCACGCCCTCGGCGGCACAGCGCTCCACCACCGCCGGCACGAGAGTCGGCATGACGACGAACGAGGCGCCGGCGGCGAGCGCGGCGGCGAGCGCGTCGAGATCGAGGACGGTGCCGGCCCCGACCATCAGCCGCTCGCCGGCGACGGCGCGCAGGCGTGCGATCAA
Protein-coding sequences here:
- a CDS encoding bifunctional 4-hydroxy-2-oxoglutarate aldolase/2-dehydro-3-deoxy-phosphogluconate aldolase; protein product: MDLDRFRRLPLVGIWRGIAAEDVEPLTEAVIGAGLTTVEITMNTAGAPALIARLRAVAGERLMVGAGTVLDLDALAAALAAGASFVVMPTLVPAVVERCAAEGVPVFPGALTPQEIYAAWAAGATMVKVFPAGVFGPTYLREIKGPFDRIELMAVGGVNAENLTTYFACGAAAVAFGASVFRRDWLADRAYDRIAAEVRRLVTACAAARPA